The nucleotide sequence GCCCCATGACGAGGCTAATCTGGGGGACGACCCCGGAGGCGTGGACGTTGCGGCGGAAGATCTCCGCGTAGAGGCCGAGCGCGACGACGCCCTCCTGGATGCGCGCGCCCCCGGAGTCGTTGATGCCGACCACGGGGCAGCCGACGCGGGCCGCGAGGTCCATGACCTTGACGATCTTCTCGCCGAACACCTCGCCGAGGCTGCCGCCGAACACCGTGAAGTCCTGCGCGAACACGCACACCTGCCGGCCGTCGACCGTGCCGAAGCCGGTGACGACGCCGTCGCCGTACGGCCGGTTGCCGTCGAGACCGAAGTTCGTCGAGCGGTGCCGGGCGAGCTCGTCGAGCTCGGTGAAGCTGCCCGGGTCGAGCAGCGCCTCGATGCGCTCGCGCGCGGTCTTCTTCCCCTTGGCGTGCTGCTTCTCCACCGCGCGGGCCGAGCCGGCGTGGACGGCCTCGTCGATGCGGTGGCGGAGGTCGGCGAGCTTGCCGGCGGTGGTGTGGATGTCCGGGCCGCTCTGCCCGTGACCCGTCTCGCTGTCGCTGCGCTGCACGAGCAGGGACCCTACCCGCGGCGGCATCCGGCGCCCGGGCGCGAGGCGGGCGCCGCCGGTGGACGGCAGGCGCAGCGGCCCTTGACGGGCGCGCGGGCGCGGGAGGACGTTCGTCGTGTGGGCAGGCACGCCGGCGGGCTCGCGCTCGAGGCGGACCGCGTCGGCGTCGTGCGCGGCGGTCGGCGGGTCGTGGACGGCGTGGACCTCGCGGTCCCCGTCGGGCAGCTCCTCGGCGTCGTGGGTCCGAGCGGAGGGGGGAAGAGCACCCTCCTCCGGGCCGTCGTCGGGGTGCAGGAGCGGGTGAGCGGCCGCCTCAGCGTGCTCGGCCGCCCCGCCGGGGACCCCGCTCTGCGACGGGACATCGGCTACGGGCCCCAGTCCGGCGCGGTCTACCAGGACCTCACGGTGCGGCAGAACCTCGCGTACGCCGCCGCCGCGGCCGGGATCCGGCGGTCGGGCAGGGCGGCGGCCGTCGACCGGGCGCTCGGGGAGGTCGACCTCGGTGGGCTCGCCGATCGGCTCGTGGCCTCGCTGTCCGGGGGGCAGCGTTCGCGTGTCGCCCTGGCTGCCGCGGTGCTCGCCCGACCGCGGCTGCTCGTCCTCGACGAGCC is from Aquipuribacter nitratireducens and encodes:
- a CDS encoding ABC transporter ATP-binding protein, whose protein sequence is MDLAVPVGQLLGVVGPSGGGKSTLLRAVVGVQERVSGRLSVLGRPAGDPALRRDIGYGPQSGAVYQDLTVRQNLAYAAAAAGIRRSGRAAAVDRALGEVDLGGLADRLVASLSGGQRSRVALAAAVLARPRLLVLDEPTVGLDPVLRRDLWAFFRALAADGTTLLVSSHVMDEAERCESLLLLREGRVVAHDTPEDLMSRTGTRDVGSAFLSLVEPDTP